One Luteolibacter yonseiensis genomic window carries:
- a CDS encoding metallophosphoesterase family protein gives MSESALPRRRFLTSGLAAGFAAALPVRQALAADGGTGPLTVLHLTDIHIRPEREAPVRCAGILRKIRERHPEIDLVINTGDSIYAADYSHITRERVLEQWKIWDETVMAGLKGLPILHTIGNHDLWWAGPKEDEMHGIPYVCKRLAIAKPYYSTQHGGWEILALENCRGSLDAAQREWLSEAIKTVPAATPLLVASHLPLFSLAGDYEGGNMKGAKAVIDQLASHAAPVVLISGHIHIQSSESLWNLRFHCNGALSGSWWEAGTQGDGSFKRTPAGYALLKLWPDGRSGWEYFPVPA, from the coding sequence ATGTCTGAATCCGCTCTGCCCCGCCGCCGTTTCCTCACGTCCGGTCTGGCCGCCGGATTCGCCGCCGCCCTCCCCGTCCGGCAGGCATTGGCCGCCGACGGCGGTACCGGACCGCTCACGGTGCTGCATCTCACCGACATCCATATCCGCCCCGAGCGCGAGGCACCGGTCCGCTGTGCCGGCATCCTGCGGAAAATCCGCGAACGCCATCCTGAAATCGATCTGGTGATCAACACTGGCGACAGCATTTACGCCGCGGATTATTCCCACATCACCCGCGAGCGCGTCTTGGAGCAATGGAAAATATGGGACGAGACGGTGATGGCCGGACTGAAAGGTCTGCCAATACTGCACACCATCGGCAATCATGACCTGTGGTGGGCCGGACCGAAGGAGGATGAAATGCATGGCATTCCCTATGTCTGCAAACGGCTGGCCATCGCGAAGCCGTATTATTCCACGCAGCATGGCGGCTGGGAGATTCTAGCACTGGAAAACTGCCGCGGGTCGCTCGATGCCGCGCAGCGGGAATGGCTGTCCGAGGCCATCAAAACCGTTCCCGCCGCCACTCCCTTGCTCGTCGCTTCGCATCTGCCCTTGTTCTCACTGGCCGGCGACTACGAAGGCGGCAACATGAAGGGGGCCAAGGCGGTCATCGACCAACTCGCCTCCCATGCGGCCCCCGTCGTCTTGATCAGCGGCCACATCCACATCCAGAGCAGCGAGTCACTCTGGAATCTCCGCTTTCACTGCAATGGTGCCCTGAGCGGCTCCTGGTGGGAGGCCGGTACCCAGGGCGATGGCAGTTTCAAACGCACTCCCGCCGGCTACGCGCTGCTGAAACTCTGGCCGGATGGACGGAGCGGGTGGGAATACTTCCCCGTTCCCGCCTGA
- a CDS encoding aldehyde dehydrogenase family protein produces MSFTPVQLPSYIAGNPVTTGRVLEVRYPWDGSLTGTAAMIAPCHLDEAINAALAFPNESLTRRDRHDILRKAASSLAEQRDEFAALITRETGLAIREATYETTRSSDVLEFAAMEALRDDGRIFSCDISPNGKPRKIFTSRYPLRLVAAVTPFNHPLNQVVHKLAPAIAAGTPVLLKPSDRTPLTALKFAEILYDAGLPGPMLSLFLGGIDDIVTPMITDDRVEAVTFTGSVEIGKHIARTCGYKRMCLELGGNSPLIVLRDADLDLAAKLAAEGSFRNSGQRCTAVKRILVQDEILDAFTERFVRITREQYPCGDPEDPATVVGTVINETSAIELERRVEASVAMGAQVLLGGRRRGARLEPTIIAGVPREAEMVASESFGPLAPIIPIRDLDDAIHYYNSGPFGLSSGVVTNDLALAMKACKDLRTGTTNINEIPGYRLELTPFGGTRDSGLGVKEGVIEGIKFFTHEKTWSLPW; encoded by the coding sequence ATGTCTTTCACACCCGTTCAACTGCCTTCCTACATCGCCGGAAATCCCGTCACCACCGGTCGCGTTCTGGAAGTGCGCTACCCATGGGACGGCTCCCTTACCGGCACCGCCGCGATGATCGCCCCCTGCCACCTCGACGAGGCGATCAACGCCGCGCTCGCGTTTCCCAACGAATCACTCACCCGCCGCGACCGTCACGACATCCTGCGCAAGGCCGCCTCATCGCTTGCCGAACAACGCGACGAATTCGCCGCGCTCATCACGCGTGAAACCGGCCTGGCGATCCGCGAGGCCACCTACGAGACCACCCGTAGCTCGGACGTGCTTGAGTTCGCCGCCATGGAAGCCCTCCGCGACGACGGACGGATCTTTTCCTGCGACATCTCGCCGAACGGCAAGCCGCGCAAGATCTTCACCTCCCGCTACCCGCTGCGGTTGGTCGCGGCGGTCACGCCATTCAATCATCCTCTCAACCAGGTGGTCCACAAGCTGGCACCCGCCATCGCCGCAGGCACCCCGGTGTTGCTGAAGCCCTCGGATCGGACTCCGCTCACGGCATTGAAATTCGCGGAAATCCTCTACGACGCGGGATTGCCCGGCCCCATGCTCAGCCTCTTCCTCGGTGGGATCGATGACATCGTCACGCCCATGATCACCGATGACCGGGTGGAGGCGGTCACCTTCACCGGTTCCGTGGAAATCGGCAAACACATCGCACGCACCTGCGGCTACAAGCGCATGTGCCTCGAACTCGGTGGGAATTCCCCGTTGATCGTCCTGCGGGACGCGGATCTCGACCTCGCCGCCAAGCTCGCGGCGGAAGGATCGTTCCGCAATTCCGGCCAACGCTGCACCGCGGTGAAACGCATCCTGGTCCAGGATGAAATTCTCGACGCCTTTACCGAACGGTTCGTCCGGATCACCCGCGAGCAATACCCTTGCGGAGATCCTGAAGATCCGGCGACGGTCGTCGGTACCGTCATCAACGAAACCTCCGCCATCGAACTCGAGCGCCGCGTGGAAGCCAGCGTCGCGATGGGAGCACAAGTGCTCCTCGGCGGCCGCCGCCGGGGCGCGCGACTTGAGCCCACCATCATCGCAGGCGTCCCACGGGAAGCGGAAATGGTGGCCAGCGAAAGCTTCGGCCCCCTCGCCCCGATCATCCCGATCCGCGATCTGGACGACGCCATCCACTACTACAATTCCGGGCCATTCGGTCTCAGCAGCGGTGTCGTCACGAACGACCTCGCACTGGCGATGAAGGCCTGCAAAGACCTCAGGACCGGCACCACCAACATCAACGAAATCCCCGGCTACCGGCTCGAACTCACCCCCTTCGGCGGCACCCGGGATTCCGGACTCGGCGTGAAAGAAGGAGTCATCGAGGGAATCAAGTTTTTCACCCACGAGAAGACATGGTCCCTGCCTTGGTGA
- a CDS encoding GNAT family N-acetyltransferase, producing MIRKATFEDAAAIAQIHVGTWRVAYAGIVPDDYLASLSEEQRTKSWQQRLTDGRTIIWVAEKDDQVIGWVAGGAGRDADAQGDAEVYAIYVSSQHWDCGVGRELMAQMEASLPDGPGTTLWVLRDNQRAIRFYEKAGYRTDGAQKEIQLGSKGFCEVRFRKSRPDKSLLRTVSNGSSITQVQASSETQ from the coding sequence ATGATCCGTAAAGCAACATTCGAGGACGCAGCGGCCATCGCTCAAATCCATGTCGGTACATGGCGGGTCGCGTATGCCGGGATCGTTCCCGATGACTATCTCGCCAGTCTGTCGGAAGAACAACGCACCAAGAGTTGGCAGCAGCGGTTGACGGACGGTCGGACGATCATCTGGGTGGCCGAGAAAGACGATCAGGTCATCGGTTGGGTTGCCGGTGGTGCAGGTCGAGACGCAGACGCACAAGGCGATGCGGAAGTGTATGCGATTTACGTGTCATCCCAGCACTGGGACTGCGGCGTCGGGCGGGAGCTGATGGCCCAAATGGAAGCGTCCTTGCCTGATGGTCCGGGCACGACACTTTGGGTGCTGCGGGATAATCAGCGTGCGATTCGGTTTTACGAGAAGGCGGGCTATCGGACAGATGGCGCACAGAAGGAGATTCAGCTGGGGAGCAAAGGTTTTTGTGAAGTCCGATTCCGAAAGAGCAGGCCCGACAAATCGCTGCTGCGAACTGTGTCGAATGGATCTTCGATCACACAAGTCCAAGCTTCTTCAGAAACTCAATAG
- a CDS encoding PEP-CTERM sorting domain-containing protein, whose amino-acid sequence MFVSTTLASACFSPGATLFTSGDSNNPGLGFVSSPYASQYIAAQFTVTTAISLAGINVAGRYGGVAQDDQFSIAIMADSGNSMPGELVGNYVFSSIPSTRSALPSGEGYINSLNLSSAITLGAGTYWLAVANGSSSYWSWLNSLSSGTPSASSSTFLTSGYLPFNDAPVPFIFNLEGSVIPEPSALGLGGLGIGLLAGRKRRCTGSPQI is encoded by the coding sequence GTGTTTGTTTCCACCACTCTGGCGTCGGCCTGTTTCAGTCCAGGGGCCACCCTTTTTACCAGTGGCGATTCCAACAATCCGGGCCTCGGATTTGTCAGTAGCCCATACGCAAGCCAGTATATCGCCGCGCAATTTACTGTAACAACCGCTATCAGTCTCGCGGGGATCAACGTTGCGGGACGGTACGGTGGAGTCGCGCAGGATGATCAATTCAGCATCGCTATCATGGCAGACAGTGGTAATTCCATGCCAGGCGAGTTAGTGGGAAATTATGTTTTCTCTTCCATTCCCAGCACCCGCTCCGCTTTACCCTCTGGCGAGGGCTATATAAACAGCTTGAATCTCTCTTCTGCAATTACGTTGGGAGCTGGCACTTACTGGTTGGCGGTGGCCAATGGAAGCAGCTCCTATTGGTCGTGGTTGAATTCCTTGAGCAGCGGGACCCCGTCTGCGTCCAGCAGCACATTCCTGACAAGCGGCTACCTGCCGTTTAATGACGCGCCCGTGCCCTTTATCTTCAACTTGGAAGGTTCGGTTATACCAGAGCCTTCCGCGCTGGGACTCGGCGGTCTTGGAATCGGTTTGCTGGCAGGTCGGAAGCGGCGCTGCACTGGGTCCCCTCAAATCTGA
- a CDS encoding exopolysaccharide biosynthesis protein — MSGQSRPKSVDEILDRFKEVAKDEKRVSLNMLMDAVGRRSFGPLILFAGIVLLVPGVSDIPGVSTLIGIYVLLVAGQLICGRSHFWLPQWLLDRCASETIKTTASNKWIRKLAKLVDRMVTRRLVPMPMQSGQWSFSFNEKVLP; from the coding sequence ATGTCCGGCCAATCTCGTCCCAAAAGTGTTGACGAAATACTGGATCGCTTCAAGGAGGTAGCAAAGGATGAAAAAAGAGTGTCACTGAACATGCTGATGGATGCGGTGGGTAGGAGGTCATTCGGTCCATTGATATTGTTCGCCGGGATTGTCCTGCTGGTGCCCGGCGTCTCTGACATCCCCGGGGTGTCAACGTTGATTGGAATTTATGTGCTGTTGGTGGCTGGACAACTGATCTGCGGACGCAGTCACTTTTGGCTTCCGCAATGGCTGCTCGATCGTTGTGCGAGCGAAACCATCAAGACGACGGCATCGAACAAATGGATACGAAAGTTGGCGAAATTAGTCGATAGGATGGTGACCCGGAGGCTCGTTCCAATGCCCATGCAAAGCGGTCAATGGAGTTTTTCATTTAACGAAAAAGTCCTGCCGTGA
- a CDS encoding proprotein convertase P-domain-containing protein — MKSFLPLFACLLTASADAAVTIVRSSITSTIIPDYNFSGYTNAVTVTADSGDVPPLQEIYHITHVTVNLVFSDGWNGDLYVYLVHGDTMAMLLNRVGRENGVEDGSGSTGINITLDDNAPLDVHTLAPSSGPYAGTYASDGRLVDPDDVTGADPRTATLSDFIGDNPTGDWTLFVADVGFGNQSTLESWTLTVTAIPEPTVPMLLCAFTPLAILRRNRKP, encoded by the coding sequence ATGAAATCATTCCTTCCGCTGTTCGCCTGTCTCCTCACCGCATCCGCAGATGCCGCCGTGACCATCGTGCGATCGTCGATCACCAGCACTATCATTCCGGACTACAATTTCTCCGGCTACACCAATGCGGTCACCGTCACGGCGGACTCGGGGGATGTCCCGCCGCTGCAGGAGATCTATCACATCACGCATGTCACCGTGAACCTTGTCTTCAGCGACGGCTGGAACGGCGATCTCTATGTCTATCTGGTGCATGGCGACACCATGGCGATGCTGCTGAACAGGGTGGGTCGTGAGAACGGAGTGGAGGATGGCAGCGGGAGTACCGGCATCAACATCACCCTGGATGACAACGCCCCCTTGGATGTCCACACCCTGGCACCTTCAAGCGGCCCGTATGCCGGCACCTACGCCTCCGACGGCCGCCTGGTCGATCCGGACGATGTCACCGGCGCGGATCCCCGCACCGCCACCCTTTCCGATTTCATTGGCGACAATCCCACGGGAGACTGGACCCTGTTCGTCGCGGATGTCGGCTTCGGCAATCAAAGCACGCTGGAGAGCTGGACACTGACCGTCACCGCCATCCCGGAGCCGACGGTGCCGATGTTGTTGTGTGCTTTCACTCCGCTGGCGATCCTCCGCAGGAATCGGAAACCGTAG
- a CDS encoding Ig-like domain-containing protein, which yields MDFGTVQSGTSQGNKYTVTVMNQGNDYGSSLNIGLSLEGDHSGDFEINEFGNGMNPWDFWNPYLYPNDSSSFQVIFRPSGPGVRTTSLHLRSNDPEKPDFKLTLTGFVNTVPTFDGYAANVPHNTPVPLSLAKILAKAHDEDGDTLSFTNGGTTANGGTLVRNATVISYIPPDGFSGEDSFPITIRDTHGSTITVTVTLQVAAPVDDSPLAGNPNPPKLTIVNGDIKLDFQGIPNRAYDIERSVNLGAWEVIATRNANHLGKIEFTDVNPPSGSGFYRIKKH from the coding sequence GCCAGGGCAACAAGTACACCGTCACCGTGATGAACCAGGGCAATGACTACGGTAGCTCCCTGAACATCGGCCTGTCTCTTGAAGGTGACCATTCCGGCGATTTCGAAATCAACGAATTCGGTAATGGCATGAACCCCTGGGATTTCTGGAATCCTTATTTGTATCCGAATGATTCGAGCTCGTTCCAGGTGATCTTCCGTCCATCGGGCCCCGGAGTCCGGACCACCAGCCTCCACCTCCGCAGCAACGATCCCGAAAAACCGGACTTCAAGCTGACGCTTACCGGATTCGTCAACACCGTGCCGACCTTCGATGGCTATGCCGCCAACGTCCCCCACAACACGCCCGTGCCGCTTTCTCTTGCGAAGATCCTCGCGAAGGCACACGACGAGGACGGAGACACGCTCAGCTTCACCAATGGGGGAACGACGGCGAATGGCGGAACCCTGGTCCGCAACGCCACCGTCATCAGCTACATACCGCCGGACGGCTTTTCCGGTGAGGACAGTTTCCCGATCACCATCCGCGACACCCATGGCTCCACCATCACGGTCACGGTCACGCTTCAGGTCGCGGCACCTGTGGATGACAGCCCGCTGGCGGGGAATCCGAATCCGCCGAAGCTCACCATCGTCAACGGCGACATAAAACTGGACTTCCAGGGGATTCCGAACCGTGCCTACGACATCGAGCGCTCCGTGAACCTCGGGGCATGGGAAGTGATCGCCACCCGCAACGCGAACCATCTCGGGAAGATCGAGTTCACCGATGTGAACCCACCATCCGGCAGCGGCTTCTACCGCATCAAGAAACACTGA